From Triticum aestivum cultivar Chinese Spring chromosome 7B, IWGSC CS RefSeq v2.1, whole genome shotgun sequence:
CTCTAGAGGTATATGGTTCTAGGCACCAGTCACATTACCATCCAGTATTGTTAAACTTACAAAATTTCGGTGCCTGCTTATTAACAGATCCACAGAAATGCCAAATAAGATTATTGGGAAACTACATGCTCTAGAGGCTGGTTAGTTGCAATCTGGCTAGTTGAATTTGTTTTTGATAAGAATAATCATAAAGGACAAGAAACTTCACTGGAACTAAAACTGAATTTGTGATACACACAACAAACATAACTTTTCTGCAATCCTCTGTGTAATTTGAAAGGAGGCTGATTTGTTAGAGCAGAGTAAACCTTGGAGAGGCCCTTGAGATTGGTCTTGCCATGTGCATCCTCCAGCACCAGGACCTCCTGCTCCTTGGGCTCCAACAGATCGAAGACGTGGGTGTCCTCCACCACCAATGGACGCCGCGAACTGCAAGATATCCTCCATGGCGATGGTGACCAGGCCCGGGTGGTCCTGCGACCCCTGCGAGAGACAAACAGAGCTGAAAGTAAACACAGCTGAAAGTGGTTTGACAAATAGAGCAGAAATTCGAAATTAGATATGCATCTGATGCCCTGCATATGGTCTCTCTGAAATTGAAATGGCAAGAATGGTGGGTGCGTCTGATACCTTGAAGAGGTGGtctttggcggcggcggcgccgggcccggatGCGCGGGGCCGACGGCGAGCGCCACTCCGGCGAGTTTGACAGTGAGCTCCTCCACCTTTTTGAACACGGTGAGCTCCTCCACCTTGAGCGCGTAGTCGTCCGTGGAGTGGAGAAGGGGCACCCATGCTTTCTAGTGCTGCGTCCATGGAGGGGGCGAGCTTCGTGGTCGCCGATGGACAAATGCGGACAGTGGTCTCCAAAAATTGAACCTTGAAGGGTGGTAGCAGAGGGGAACGATGCGGCGGGCGGAGGGGAGGGAAACGAGGCGGAGGCGTGGGGTGCCGGGGAGGGGGGAGCGGCGTGGGGCGGTGGGAGGGGGAGCCGTGGGCGGGGGCGGGCGGAGAGGCTGTGGGCAGGGGCGGGCGCGACCAAATCGGCCGGCGTCGGAGAAGAGTGAGGAAGGAAAGAGAGGACCGCGGGTTTTGTCGGAAAAACAACGAGGGCTAAATTGTAAAAACGGCGCTGCGACAtgttttttgggacggagggagtaacatttttgGTAGGCACCAAGAGTTGTCCGTGAGTTTGCAGCAAAACATCAAAATCTGCAAATGTTGGTGAACCATTGTTtgatttttatttcattttttaattAAAAACCCTTGTTTGATTGAACATGAGCAACAAATTGCCTGCACACACTATTTATTTTATTCCTGGGCTTTTCTATTTTACAAATCAACTTTGCATGTAATTTTCTTAAATTCATTTTGCTTCCAAAATTTATTTCTATAAAAAAGATTCCTTTTTGAATTATAAAGAGGCCTCAGAGATGGCAAAAATGGACTGGTACCCGCTAGGGGTGGATTAACGAGCTGCTAGGCTCGTTAAACTCGTGCTCGTTAAAGCTCGGCTCGATAAACTCGTTAAGATTAACAAGCAGAAAACCTGCTCGACTTGGTTCAGGgcatgcttggatccaagggactatttttagtctgactaaaactagtctcttttagaggctaaagttccaatcacccctgactaaagagaggctagaactagtcttgagactaaaattttttagcCAGGGGAACcatactaaaatgtggattagtcctctctctcctaatttactaaaatgtggattagtcctctctctcctaaTTTAACTCccctcctttaacacatgcgagttctggattggagggtttggaggataataaatgctcattaactggATTTTAGTATATTTAGTATTTGTATCCAAGCATgagtgaggctagcaagttttagtcccactatttttagtcatgggactaaaacgtatcaagCACCCTCTCatttgaagctcgttaagctcgtgagcgctAGCAAGCGCTCGTTAATAGATTCTGATGTGTTACGACTTACATGATGAGTGTGTATATGTGGTTTTAAGAAGTAAGATGGTGACTGCAAAAGAAAATGCACTAGTTCGTTGCTTTCTATGTAGATTTGATTGACTAGATGGGCTGAGGTGCTATGAAAACTTTGTCATGTAAGTTGAaaatgtgtgtgtgttgtgttgttaCCAGCGAGCTCAACGAATTACTTGTGAAACTCGTTAGCTCGTTCGTTAAGCTCATTAAGATTAACAAACTAAAATCAGTGATCGGCTCTGTTCATTAAAAAGCGAGCCACAagcttaacgagccgaactatcgagcgctATTAAGCTCGTGAGCTATGAGCTCTTCGTCCAGCCCTAGTACCCGCTACTCGAGTAACCGGAGAGACAAGGGAAACAAGAGAGCCTGTCGCGAACCAACCTGTGGGTGGATGGTTAGAGGAACAGTGGATCCTCGTCCTACCAGGATTTAAGTCTtgatgctcgcattatttctggatttatttcacgATTTTCGCGCGATGCGATTTCTGTGGGAGGAGACGcatccgtcgacgacgaggcgcctaccgTGAGTTCATAAATCTAAGATGGTATGCCGGTTCAGTCTCTTATAGGATGTGCGTGTGTGTTTATAGGAACAAGTGTATGTGCGTATTTGTGATCTCTTGCATCTGTATTGTGTTTAAAAAAAAACAAGAGAGCCTGTCGTGGCCCACCGTTCCCTTTCCTTTCCTCGGGAACTCTAACCGGCAACCGTCGCACCAACCCGCCCGTCTCCTCTTCCTAACGCCACGTGACTGTCTGCACAAGCACTGAACTGAACCGCAGCGACCAGCCAAGCAGCGCATTCATTGCGATATCACCGTCAGCACGTCACCGCCAGAGCATGGCGCTCTCCGTCCGCCGCCAACCACGGTACAAGTTCGCCGCGCAGGTGCTGTCGCCGAGCTGCCTCCAGAAGCTGGTTAGTGACTGATGCCAAACCCCGCCGCACCGCCATTGATTGCCCCTCCGCTCTGTCACATCAATCAATTCCTGACCGGCTCCCCTCTGCTGCTTTCGTGTGTTCTTCCTGTGACTGCAGTGCGTTCCGTTGGAGTTCGCGGCGCGGCTCGCGGCCGGCGCCGGGGACGTGCAGGAGGTGCACGTGGTGGACCTGCTCGGCAAGCCCCGGCGCGTGGAGCTGTGCATGCGGCCGCGGCCGGACGGCGAGGTGGCGTGCTGGCTGGGCGCCGGCTGGCCGGAGATCGTCAGGAAGAACGGCATCGGCGAAGGGTGGTCCGTGGTGCTGCGGCGCGAGCGGCGCGGGATGGCCACCCTGACCGCGTACGACCCGGCCTTTTGCGTCGCGCGCCTCTGCACTCCTCCCGCAGGCAGGTTCATTCATCACGTGATGCGTTACAAGCGCTGCAATTTCATTTGTACTCATTTTCCAGtgcatttttttttttttgcgaatcaaGGAGCTTGCGCTCCAAATCACCGTCGCAACACCCACAAAAACAACACTGGCTCTACTAGGAAGCTCATAATTCTTGGACTCCACTACAAATCTGACGTCAGATTTTTGACCATGGCAAATTGAACTTTTTCATGGTAAATTTTGTTCCCCGCAAATTAAGTTGGTGAGCACGGCAAATCCGCCTCAGATTTTTAGTGTTTCCTAATTATTTTTACTTTCATTAATTCCTGCCAAAAATGAGATTGCCCATGATTCTTCTTGCAACATTGAGATAAAATACCCCTTTAATATATTTGTTCATAATCAGTTCTTTCAAAACATTCGTCACATgcaagcgcccccccccccccccccccccccccccaaatctttTGGCTAGCAAACTTTTTCCCACCTAACAAGATGATATTTCTTAGATCCCTCATCCAGTTCTCCTGCCATAGcaatgtttttgaaaaaaaaacttgtATCTCCTTATAACAATTTGTGATTGGTACGTAGGTGTGACGTCCAAGACCAGGCCTCGGTTCATCAAGTTGCTTCGACCAGATGACTGGGAGAAGATGGTGAGCAGGATAGCTAGCTGGCTAGTTTTATCTCTTTTTTTATTCAGTGAATATATTTATATCAAGAATATAGCTAGCTAGTTTAATCTGCTTCTCTCTTCAGAAATCTGCTAGTTCATCAAGTTCCTAGGCTAGTAGTACTATGTAGTATCAACTTGACATGCTCTGAACTTAAAACTGATGTGCTTCATTTTTGCTCCCAATGTTCTTCCAGACAATCCCTGATGAGTTTGTGCAGCAGCACTTGATTGGGGCTGAGAGTTGCCCAAGCAGCCAAAAAGCCTTGATCATTGGCCCTACCGGCAAGTTATGGCCAGTCGAGTTAGATCAACGTCAATCGGACGTGCTGTATGGAGAAGTTTGGGTAGAGTTTCTGACGGCGCATGATCTCTCCGAAGGGAACATCCTGCTGTTCCGGTATGAAGTTAACATGTCGTTTTCGGTTCAGGTGTTAATGCCGAATGGGTGTATGAAGGAGTACCCTTACCTAGCTGATGAGGCAGATGGACCAAGCACTATGCTCCCACAAAGTAAGGCGAAATACATACCTTCTTGCTGGATATTTTTCGATAAAACTCTTGCCGGAATTGAACTGTATTTTCATGTGGACCTCCTGCAAACAGTTGTATGAATTACCTTATTACGAATGACTTTGAATAAATTTTAGTATTTGTGACCTGCATCTTGTCTTATGTGAAATGTATTTTTTTTTGTGGGGTCATGTGAAATTTATTGTGCAGGTGACAAGCAGCTTGTAGCTGCAACTGTCAGCAAGAGAAGCTACAACAAGAGACAAGTGGTTTCTGCGATTCCTGCAACGTTTCCTGCAATGAAAGCTAAGAAGGTCCAGTCGCAGAGCAAACCTGCCGGTGTTGTGGGAAGGCACTCATTCACGAAGCAGATCACCAGCTATTCACTTAAAAGCTTCTTTGTGAGAACTGCAttttctctctctctttatatTTCGGTTTACTGGTATGGACATAAATCTCGAAAAATTAATCTCAATGCTCTATGATGTTCCATTGTTCCTTACTCATCTGAAACTATTCATACAGATGTTTGTACTAAGTATTTCATCACATTAAACTTCTAAACCTTGAATTTCTGACCTATTTGATTACAAACAATAAACGGTGCTGTCAACTTCAATAAATATGCACTGTATGAAATTCCTGTATAATAATGTCTTCCACCAAATGGTGACACTGATCTTGCGTCAAGTCTTAAATTAACGACTTGGACCATTGCAAGACATGTCTTCTGCTCTGAAAGTCAAAAATATGTGTGTTTTTATACCGAATTACTGTTGTTTTGCACTTGTTTATATACCTGAGTCTGTCTACAAATTACTTTCTTTTAATCCAGAATGTAACTCTTTCGGGATATAAGATGGCACTTTGATCATCAATTTCTGTGCCAATATGTTACCTTACATAAAAATAATTTAATGTTATAAAAATATAATTCATGATAATTTACTAGTTTTAATTTGATCATTTAGTTGCTAGTAGTTCTCTCTTTATAGATGCTCAAACTTAGAAATGATTTGACCACTATAATGCTAAAATGACTTACATTTGGGTCCGAGGTACTACCATGTGTGAAGGCAAAATATCTACCTACTGCGGTACTGCCACTTTACACACTTGTTTTAAAAAATTAAATCTTAGTTTACAGTGCACTATTAACTTCACAGAAACGGTATTCCCTTTATAGAACCCTTTTATTATATAGTAGTTGAATAGTTGTGAACGTTTTATCTCATAAGAGCTTCAAATTGTGGCATCAATGCAGGCTGTGAAATTGACCTTTTGCTCATCAATTGGTCTTCTAGAAGCATGTACAATCCAACTTAAAACATCCATGGAGGGGAGCGCAAGATCTTGGCCAGTAGCTTTCAACATCGCCAACACCTACGGCTTACTAACTGGGAAAGGCTGGAAAAGGTTTTGCCGAGACAACGAGGTAGAAGAAGGCGATCGTTGCACCTTCAAGGTCGTTGAGAAAATGGTCTGGCATGTTGTGATCAATTGATGTCTGATCATGCCTAACTAGTGCGAGCAAAACGTAGTCCCGGTATTTTGCCTACCAATGCCAGCGTCACTTGCCAATGACAGTTCTTGGTTAGTGATTTGCTGTGTGAAAGCTTGGTATTGGGTAGTACCAGTTCAGTAGACAAGTTAGTCTATGTTTAGGTCACTGTGACATCCGTGTTTGTTGAACGCTAGTAGATTAGTGTATGTATTTAGCTTATTACGTGCGCCAGTGGATAAGTTAGCCTATGTTTTGGTCACTGAAACACCACTGCTTGTTGAATGCTGGTAGATTATGGACCGCATCGTCGGTACATGGTATATGCAACATCACTATTTCCTGTGCAGCACTAACCGTCTGTTTATGCAAATATTAGACTGCGAAATGTATCAGCGTGTGTGGGTgataaaaaaaatgttcataagtTCTAAAAAAACACCAACGGATAATGAGAACCGTAGGTTTAAGGCTTCAGAAGAGATAAGAGAGCTAAGCACATGCTACACGAGCTTGTTGGGTAGGCACAGAACCGATTCTCAGGGCAGCTTTTTCAGCTGGTTAAAAGCAAAAGCTCAGGTGTGACTTCAGAGTGGAACCCTGCCCTCTAAATTTGCCATTAGGGAGTGGAATCATAGGCCTTTTCTGGTTAGCATGATCACATACAACTCTGAGTCTCTGACACACTTACCAATCTTACTTACCTTCTTTAGTTCCGCGGGTTACAGCTCGGGCAAAGAGATCAATGCAAATCTTGCCTGTAGACAAGCACCTGTCAATTTGCTGATAGGCCTATTTATGGGACTGTTTCAATAAAGATTGTGCCAGTTAGGAGCTATCCAAATTAGACGAGAATTAGGTTCTCATGTCTGGTTCAGTGAACTCTCCATAATGCCTACGCTgacaaaaatcaagaaacataatTTATTAGTTTCAAGGTGGTGCCTATTGTGACAGAAATCAACAAACATAATTTATTAGCTTCATGGTGCCAGCAGAATCATTCCATAACAGAAAAATGGAAAACCTTTATTAGGTGAAAAGTCCATTCCATCGTACCTGTACTATCAGAAGAACAACCAGGTTACTAACTAATTAAAAACTGGCTCTCTTTTAGTCCTAATAACAAGGATAACATTTACAATGGTTAATTTTTCCAGGAACCTGGTGTGCTTTCCCTAGAGGAAGGAGCTGGTACTTGCAAGGTACAGAATGGCCT
This genomic window contains:
- the LOC123155608 gene encoding uncharacterized protein gives rise to the protein MDAALESMGAPSPLHGRLRAQGGGAHRVQKGGGAHCQTRRSGARRRPRASGPGAAAAKDHLFKGSQDHPGLVTIAMEDILQFAASIGGGGHPRLRSVGAQGAGGPGAGGCTWQDQSQGPLQGCRVEQQQHGQGQGAVARATQWSSSSTGRVSGAAAVRAGSAEQQQHGQKPPATGEKQPHGCVGRGEGAARVRGRGRSTRSR
- the LOC123160909 gene encoding putative B3 domain-containing protein Os06g0632500 isoform X1, whose amino-acid sequence is MALSVRRQPRYKFAAQVLSPSCLQKLCVPLEFAARLAAGAGDVQEVHVVDLLGKPRRVELCMRPRPDGEVACWLGAGWPEIVRKNGIGEGWSVVLRRERRGMATLTAYDPAFCVARLCTPPAGVTSKTRPRFIKLLRPDDWEKMTIPDEFVQQHLIGAESCPSSQKALIIGPTGKLWPVELDQRQSDVLYGEVWVEFLTAHDLSEGNILLFRYEVNMSFSVQVLMPNGCMKEYPYLADEADGPSTMLPQSDKQLVAATVSKRSYNKRQVVSAIPATFPAMKAKKVQSQSKPAGVVGRHSFTKQITSYSLKSFFAVKLTFCSSIGLLEACTIQLKTSMEGSARSWPVAFNIANTYGLLTGKGWKRFCRDNEVEEGDRCTFKVVEKMVWHVVIN
- the LOC123160909 gene encoding putative B3 domain-containing protein Os06g0632500 isoform X2, whose translation is MALSVRRQPRYKFAAQVLSPSCLQKLCVPLEFAARLAAGAGDVQEVHVVDLLGKPRRVELCMRPRPDGEVACWLGAGWPEIVRKNGIGEGWSVVLRRERRGMATLTAYDPAFCVARLCTPPAGVTSKTRPRFIKLLRPDDWEKMTIPDEFVQQHLIGAESCPSSQKALIIGPTGKLWPVELDQRQSDVLYGEVWVLMPNGCMKEYPYLADEADGPSTMLPQSDKQLVAATVSKRSYNKRQVVSAIPATFPAMKAKKVQSQSKPAGVVGRHSFTKQITSYSLKSFFAVKLTFCSSIGLLEACTIQLKTSMEGSARSWPVAFNIANTYGLLTGKGWKRFCRDNEVEEGDRCTFKVVEKMVWHVVIN